Below is a window of Tolypothrix bouteillei VB521301 DNA.
CGTTCAGTATCAATTCTCACAACTGCATTGCCGACACGATTTACCGCCGCTGTCACAAAGCTACTACTACCCATAGCAGTCGTTGCGGGTGAAGAGCGTTGAGCGAGGAGTTGTGGTGAATCAGCCGTTGGAGAAAAGGGTGCTGGTTCTGCTTGGGAGGGTGACACGCGCAACGTGCTAACAGTTAACACAACTCCCAAAACAATTGCTAATACATGAGTAGTGAGTTGACGTATTGACCGGGGTAATTGGGAAAATCGCATAACCACAACCTAAAGTTTTAGCCTAAATTGTTGCTAGATGAGAAAATAGTCTCTATAGCTATTTTTACAGGTTGATAACAATTACTGTCCATAGACGGTTGTTTTCCGGTCTAAGTTTCCCCCACTCACCATCACACTCATTTCTTGCGTCTAAGTTAGGATTTAATTGACTGGCTGCACTTTCTCAAGCAAAACTATGAACGGATCGACTCGATTACCCAAACAATCCTTACCTATCTCCCAACAGGAAGAGGATTTATTTTGTGACAATAGCAATCACGAGAACACACAGCACCATCACAAGCACGAACATTCGGTTCATTCACACGTTCATAGTGAAGAGTCTTTGCGGCGAATTGTCAATCGTCTATCACGTATAGAAGGACACATTCGAGGCATTAAGACAATGGTACAGCAAAGCAGCCCTTGTCCTGATGTGTTGTTGCAAATTGCTGCTGTTAGAGGAGCTTTAGATCGGGTAGCAAGAATTGTTTTAGATGAGCATTTAACAGATTGTATTGGTAGAGCGGCAAAAGAGGGCAATATTGAAGATGAACTCGAACACCTTAAGGCGGCGTTAGATCGATTTTTGCCTTGAAAACATATTTTATGGAGTTGGGTTTGATACCGAGTGGTTTTCGGGTTTGATACCGAGTGGTTTTCGGATTTGATACCGAGTGGTTTTCGGGTTTGATACCGAGTGATTGGAAATCACGGCTATACAGGCGAAACCCGCCTGCGCGGGTTTTTTCATTACACTCTTGTTCGGGTATGGGCTTTGATACTAAATGGTTTTCGGATTTGATACCGAGTAGTTTTCGGGTTTGATACCGAGTGATTGGAAATCACGGCTATACAGGCGAAACCCGCCTGCGCGGGTTTTTTCATCGCACTCTTGTTCGGGTGTGGGCTTTGATACTAAATGGTTTTCGGGTTTGATACCGAGTGATTGGAAATCACGGCTATACAGGCGAAACCCGCCTGCGCGGGTTTTTTCATCGCACTCTTGTTCGGGTGTGGGCTTTGATACTAAATGGTTTTCGGGTTTGATACCGAGTGATTGGAAATCACGGCTATACAGGCGAAACCCGCCTGCGCGGGTTTTTTCATCGCACTCTTGTTCGGGTGTGGGCTTTGATACTAAATGGTTTTCGGGTTTGATACCGAGTGATTGGAAATCACGGCTATACAGGCAAAACCCGCCTGCGCGGGTTTTTTCATCACACTCTTGTTCGGGTGTGGGCTTTGATACCGAGTGGGTTTCGGGTTTGATACCGAGTGATTGGAAATCACGGCTATACAGGCGAAACCCGCCTGCGCGGGTTTTTTCACCACACTCTTCTTCTGTTTATCAATTCGATTTTAATATTGTAAAATTTTGCTGAATATAATTTTATTAGCATAGAAGATTTTTTAGGTAATAAATAGCTTTTTACTTCCGCGTATATACGGATTTTACATCATTTAAAATTAACCATAATAAAATAGCAGCATTGCTAATTGATTTGATAATTTATAAAATCTATACATTTTCCTTGGTAAAGGAGAGTATCAGAGCCTCCGGTTGTATAGCCAAGATTTTTAATTTTCAGGCATCTATCAAATAAATTTGGAAAAAATCTTACAAAGAAATGCGTTCAAATTTTACCCAGTTATATTTACATTGTGTCTGGGCAACTTGGGATAGATTGCCTCTAATTACACTGGATATTCAGCAACAAATTTATGCAGTAATTATTAAGGAATGCACTCAACTAGAATGTACGGTAATTGCCATTGGAGGTATTGAAGATCATATTCATTTACTAGTAAGGTTTCCTACTACTCTAAATATAGCTCAATTAATAAAACAAATTAAAGGTAGCTCTTCCCATTTTGTAACTCATGAAATTAACCCAGGGAAATTTTTTAAATGGCAAGGTGGGTATGGAGCATTTACAGTCAGTCATAATGGTATAGATAACATAGCCGACTATATTAGAAATCAGCCCCTTCATCATAAGAAAAAATCAATAGTTTCTGATTGGGAGTTAACTCCTACAGCATCGGTATAGAAATCATAAAAACCTAATTTCTTCGAGTGAAATTTTGTGGAGTTCTGAATCATCTCAAAAACCCGCGCAGGCGGGTTTTGTCTGTATAGATGCGATTTCAATCGCCTCAAGAGATTGGTGAAATATTGTGGAATTCTAAATCATCTTAAAAACCCGCGCAGGCGGGTTTTGTCTGTATAGATGCGATTTCAATCGCCTCAAGAGATTGGTGAAATTTTGTGGAATTTTAAATCATCTCAAAAACCCGCGCAGGCGGGTTTCGCCTGTATAGACGCGATTTCAATCGCCTCAATAAATCGGGGAAATATTGTGGAATTTTAAATCATCTCAAAAACCCGCGCAGGCGGGTTTCGCCTGTATAGACGCGATTTCAATCGCCTCAATAAATCGGGGAAATTTTGCTGGCTCATAAATCATCTCAAAAACCCACGCAGGTGGGTTTCGCCTGTATACGATGTGATTTCAATCGCCTCAATAAATCGGGGAAATTTTGCTGGCTCGTAAATCATCTCAAAAACCCACGCAGGCGGGTTTCGCCTGTATACGATGCGATTTCAATCGCCTCAAGAAATCGGGGAAATTTTGCTGGCTCGTAAATCATCTCAAAAACCCACGCAGGCGGGTTTCGCCTGTATACGATGCGATTTCAATCGCCCGCCATCCTAAAATAGGATCTGTTTCAATACTGCTCTACTCATGAATCCACAAAACTATCAATTTCACTACACCTTCACTGGTTCTTCAGATAAACCACTGATTCTTTTTCTACACGGTTTCATGGGTAACAGTCATGAATTTGACGAAGCCATAACATTACTATCTAAAGAATTTTACTGTCTCACAGTTGACCTTCCCGGACACGGGAAAACAAAAATTTTTGGTGATAGCGATCGCTATACAATGGCAAACACTGCTGTAGCTCTAATTCATTTACTAGACGAACTAAAAATTTCTCAATGCTTTTTAGTGGGTTATTCAATGGGTGGAAGGCTAGCTTTATATCTCACTCTCCATTTTCCACATCGATTTTCAAAAGTTGTTTTAG
It encodes the following:
- a CDS encoding metal-sensing transcriptional repressor, yielding MNGSTRLPKQSLPISQQEEDLFCDNSNHENTQHHHKHEHSVHSHVHSEESLRRIVNRLSRIEGHIRGIKTMVQQSSPCPDVLLQIAAVRGALDRVARIVLDEHLTDCIGRAAKEGNIEDELEHLKAALDRFLP
- the tnpA gene encoding IS200/IS605 family transposase: MRSNFTQLYLHCVWATWDRLPLITLDIQQQIYAVIIKECTQLECTVIAIGGIEDHIHLLVRFPTTLNIAQLIKQIKGSSSHFVTHEINPGKFFKWQGGYGAFTVSHNGIDNIADYIRNQPLHHKKKSIVSDWELTPTASV